In Prunus dulcis chromosome 2, ALMONDv2, whole genome shotgun sequence, a single genomic region encodes these proteins:
- the LOC117619480 gene encoding uncharacterized protein LOC117619480, with translation MSTSPSAHCLLLFLLCLSLHACNARRLGAVEKKPENKLHLINKSTKEKGSDNIPAVAKVKSFSSKAAPEVAKEQSTAETQSDNSINTKEPTHTKASDVSRKTKRSASGAVEHHPTTVDDDDDNKSSFDSVSWRVPHKKRGVQRQPGFNLDYSPPKTHPPSHN, from the exons ATGTCAACAAGTCCTAGTGCTCATtgccttcttcttttccttctttgccTTTCTTTGCATGCATGTAATGCCCGGCGTCTCGGTGCGGTTGAGAAGAAGCCTGAAAACAAACTTCATCTCATCAACAAG AGTACTAAAGAAAAGGGTTCTGATAACATTCCAGCTGTGGCAAAGGTGAAGTCTTTCTCATCAAAGGCAGCACCTGAAGTGGCAAAAGAACAAAGCACAGCAGAGACTCAAAGTGATAACAGTATCAACACTAAGGAGCCCACGCACACGAAAGCCAGTGATGtatcaagaaaaacaaagaggtCGGCCTCAGGTGCTGTTGAACATCATCCAACAACtgtagatgatgatgatgataacaAGTCGTCTTTCGATTCGGTTTCATGGCGTGTTCCCCACAAGAAACGTGGAGTTCAGAGACAACCAGGGTTCAATCTGGACTACTCACCCCCAAAGACACACCCTCCTTCTCACAACTGA